From a single Pseudomonas sp. A34-9 genomic region:
- a CDS encoding ABC transporter permease has product MSVSSTSPALNRALLLSPVVLTLLALIAIPLGIMGYISLLPRNTYGGVDWQAQWQLQSYVQLFFQEGFDGELELNWVYAQALLRSVLQAGGTTALCFLFGFPVALWMSSLTPRRRNLMVLLITIPFWTNLLIRNYAWLIILREQGWVAQSLNALLPSAGGITLLYNDFAVSVGLVYSFLPFMILPIYSTLEKLDWRLVEAAYDLGANRWHALRRIILPLSMPGVIAGALLVFVPSLGAFITPAILGGGKTLMIGNLIQQQFGTARNWPLGSSLSFLLLAILLVSLVLYALYSRRAAKTINRGAKA; this is encoded by the coding sequence ATGAGCGTCAGCAGCACTTCCCCTGCCCTCAACCGTGCGCTGTTGCTCAGCCCGGTGGTGTTGACCCTGCTCGCCCTGATCGCCATTCCACTGGGAATCATGGGCTACATCAGCCTGCTGCCGCGCAATACTTACGGCGGCGTCGACTGGCAAGCGCAATGGCAATTGCAAAGCTATGTGCAGCTGTTTTTCCAGGAAGGTTTCGACGGCGAACTGGAATTGAACTGGGTCTACGCCCAAGCCTTGTTGCGCTCGGTCTTACAGGCCGGCGGCACCACCGCGCTGTGTTTTCTGTTCGGGTTTCCGGTGGCGTTGTGGATGTCGAGCCTGACCCCGCGCCGCCGCAACTTGATGGTCTTGCTCATCACCATTCCGTTCTGGACCAACCTGCTGATCCGCAACTACGCGTGGCTGATCATCCTGCGCGAACAGGGCTGGGTTGCACAAAGCCTTAACGCGCTGTTGCCGAGTGCCGGCGGCATCACCCTGCTCTACAACGATTTTGCGGTGAGCGTCGGTCTGGTCTACAGCTTCCTGCCGTTCATGATTTTGCCGATCTACTCGACCCTGGAAAAACTCGACTGGCGTCTGGTCGAAGCCGCTTATGACCTTGGCGCCAATCGCTGGCATGCGTTGCGGCGGATCATCCTGCCACTGTCGATGCCGGGGGTGATTGCCGGGGCGTTGCTGGTGTTCGTGCCGAGCCTCGGCGCGTTCATTACCCCGGCGATTCTCGGCGGCGGCAAGACCTTGATGATCGGCAACCTGATCCAGCAACAGTTCGGCACCGCGCGCAACTGGCCACTGGGCAGCTCGCTGTCGTTCCTGTTGCTGGCGATTCTGCTGGTGTCGCTGGTGCTCTACGCGCTGTACAGCCGCCGCGCGGCGAAGACCATCAATCGGGGGGCGAAAGCATGA
- a CDS encoding ABC transporter ATP-binding protein → MGQPIAIEVRNVSKRYSDDPGLAPALDNVSVNIADNEFFTLLGPSGCGKTTLLRTIAGFEHVSEGEIRLAGETVNHLPPFKRRVNTVFQSYALFPHMSVAQNIAFGLEMQGLDRKLIPDRVNEMLALVQMEHLAGRKPAELSGGQQQRVALARALAPKPKVLLLDEPLSALDLKLRKEMQVELKRVQKEAGITFIFVTHDQEEALTLSDRIAVMSAGKILQIGTPTDIYEHPKHRFVAQFIGDINFLPGQLKHGEHNEKLFVPNGMPIEIPCQQQSFAGSSVQLAFRPERSQLVDASQPHHLRGVIEAVLYVGTATLYQCRLNNDIKVMLRENNEGLNQSRAVGERVAVHLPPHACLLMEA, encoded by the coding sequence ATGGGTCAACCAATAGCAATTGAAGTGCGCAACGTCTCCAAACGATATTCCGACGATCCAGGCCTCGCGCCGGCCCTCGACAATGTCTCGGTGAACATCGCCGACAACGAATTCTTCACCCTGCTCGGCCCCTCGGGTTGCGGCAAAACCACCTTGCTGCGCACCATCGCCGGCTTCGAACACGTCAGTGAAGGCGAGATTCGTCTGGCCGGCGAGACGGTCAATCACCTGCCGCCGTTCAAGCGTCGGGTCAACACGGTGTTCCAGAGTTACGCGCTGTTTCCGCACATGAGTGTCGCGCAGAATATCGCCTTCGGCCTCGAGATGCAGGGTCTTGATCGCAAGTTGATCCCGGATCGCGTCAACGAGATGCTCGCGCTAGTGCAAATGGAGCACTTGGCCGGACGCAAACCGGCTGAATTGTCAGGCGGCCAACAGCAACGCGTGGCTCTGGCCCGGGCCTTGGCGCCGAAACCGAAAGTGCTGTTGCTGGATGAACCGCTGTCGGCGCTCGACCTCAAGCTGCGCAAGGAAATGCAGGTTGAACTCAAGCGCGTGCAGAAAGAAGCCGGGATCACCTTCATCTTCGTCACCCACGATCAGGAAGAAGCGCTGACCCTGTCCGACCGCATCGCGGTGATGTCGGCCGGCAAGATCCTGCAGATCGGTACGCCGACCGATATCTACGAACATCCTAAACACCGGTTTGTCGCGCAGTTTATCGGCGACATCAACTTCCTCCCCGGCCAACTCAAACACGGCGAGCACAACGAAAAGCTCTTCGTGCCCAACGGCATGCCGATTGAAATTCCTTGTCAGCAACAAAGCTTTGCCGGCAGCAGCGTGCAACTGGCGTTTCGCCCGGAGCGTTCGCAGCTGGTCGATGCCAGCCAGCCGCATCACCTGCGCGGGGTGATCGAAGCGGTGCTCTATGTCGGCACCGCCACCCTGTACCAGTGCCGTTTGAACAATGACATCAAAGTCATGCTGCGCGAAAACAACGAAGGCCTGAACCAGAGCCGTGCGGTCGGCGAACGCGTCGCCGTGCACCTGCCACCGCACGCCTGCCTGTTGATGGAGGCCTGA
- a CDS encoding GntR family transcriptional regulator — MTEKKLETTVDRVYQGVYEAISKRSLRPGMKLGEASLAELFNVSRTSVRAALKQLEADGLVTTEPNKGASVSLPSNEEIRSLFETRRLIEIGIVTELCRRKDTAAMQDLREHLLLEDEAHAAGDHERLIHLLGEFHIKLARSLNNPVLLDWFQKLISRASLYAAALDDDSHEVCRDDEHLRLIEYIEAGNQSAAIELTCMHLNGIEKAILDVAAKMKTGYHPLKHLIGV, encoded by the coding sequence ATGACCGAGAAGAAACTGGAAACCACGGTCGACCGCGTCTACCAAGGGGTTTACGAGGCGATCAGCAAGCGTTCGTTACGCCCGGGGATGAAACTGGGTGAGGCCTCGCTGGCCGAATTATTTAATGTCAGCCGCACGTCGGTGCGCGCCGCATTGAAGCAATTGGAGGCCGATGGACTGGTCACCACCGAGCCCAATAAAGGTGCATCGGTGTCGCTGCCGAGCAACGAAGAAATCCGTTCGCTGTTCGAAACCCGGCGGCTGATCGAGATCGGCATCGTCACTGAATTGTGCCGACGCAAGGACACGGCGGCGATGCAGGACCTGCGTGAACATTTGCTGCTGGAAGACGAAGCCCACGCCGCCGGTGACCACGAACGGCTGATTCATCTGCTCGGCGAGTTCCACATCAAACTGGCGCGCAGCCTGAATAATCCGGTGCTGCTCGACTGGTTCCAGAAGCTGATTTCCCGCGCGTCGCTGTATGCCGCCGCGCTGGACGATGACAGTCACGAGGTGTGCCGCGATGACGAACACCTGCGCCTGATCGAATACATCGAGGCCGGCAATCAGAGCGCCGCCATCGAACTGACCTGCATGCATTTGAACGGCATCGAGAAGGCCATTCTCGACGTCGCCGCGAAGATGAAAACTGGCTACCATCCGCTCAAGCACTTGATCGGGGTCTAG
- a CDS encoding hybrid sensor histidine kinase/response regulator yields MQFLSDSHGCDGWKGEMAGRIKAFDWRHTELGPLESWPASLCSAVQLMLASPLPMVMLWGRAGYMIYNDAYSIFAGGRHPYLLGVPVELGWPEVADFNRHVVDTCLAGGTLSFRNKELVLLRDGVPEDVWMDLYYSPVANDDGKPAGVMAMVVETTEFMHSERRRQEAERAYRADNERVRLALNAGALLGSFVWDVKNNILSADERFARTFSYPPDQDLSNLPQSIAESRIHPDDAAWVQERVVHSVQTGEPYNAEYRVLRSDGSYLWVLASGGCEFDEHGAPSRFPGVLIDIHERKIAEESLLKFTRNLEQRVGEEVEARLAAEEQLRQSQKLEAIGGLTGGVAHDFNNLLQVIAGNLHLLARHEPNNANVQRRVSASLAAVERGAKLSSQLLAFARRQPLTPAVCNPQQIFEGLGELLQRALGETIQIDVQLPQKPWHINVDRNQLENAILNLAINARDAMKGEGTIVLSAANVRLDREFCAGKGIVPGEFVRVAVSDSGAGIAPEILEQVFEPFFTTKADGQGTGLGLSMVFGFVKQSGGHVDIASDVGAGTRVQLYFPRSLRPILDESPNLQRQQSGGHETILVVEDNDAVRASAVELLREEGYRVLTAGHGDAAMQMLLEGTEVDLIFTDVVMPGLIKSSDLFAWAKVQTPPVAVLFTSGHTRDIISRNHQLSPDTHLLGKPYSPEALLQMIRVVIGN; encoded by the coding sequence ATGCAGTTTTTATCCGATAGCCATGGTTGTGACGGCTGGAAAGGCGAGATGGCCGGGCGTATCAAAGCGTTCGACTGGCGCCATACCGAATTGGGCCCGCTGGAGAGCTGGCCGGCCAGCTTGTGCAGCGCCGTGCAACTGATGCTGGCCTCGCCGCTGCCGATGGTCATGCTCTGGGGCCGTGCCGGCTACATGATCTACAACGACGCCTATTCGATATTCGCCGGCGGTCGCCATCCGTATCTGCTCGGTGTGCCGGTGGAGCTGGGTTGGCCGGAAGTCGCCGATTTCAACCGGCACGTGGTCGATACCTGCCTGGCCGGTGGCACCTTGTCGTTTCGCAATAAAGAGTTGGTGCTGTTGCGCGATGGCGTCCCCGAAGATGTCTGGATGGATCTGTATTACAGCCCGGTGGCCAATGATGACGGCAAGCCGGCCGGGGTAATGGCGATGGTGGTGGAAACCACCGAGTTCATGCACTCCGAACGCCGGCGTCAGGAAGCTGAACGTGCTTACCGCGCCGACAATGAACGGGTGCGTCTGGCGTTGAATGCCGGGGCCTTGCTCGGCTCGTTTGTATGGGACGTGAAAAACAACATCTTGTCGGCAGACGAGCGTTTCGCCCGCACCTTCTCTTATCCGCCGGATCAGGACCTGAGCAACCTGCCCCAGAGCATCGCCGAGTCGCGCATTCATCCCGATGATGCTGCCTGGGTGCAGGAGCGGGTCGTCCACTCCGTGCAGACCGGCGAACCCTATAACGCTGAATACCGGGTGTTGCGCAGCGACGGCAGTTATCTGTGGGTATTGGCCAGCGGCGGTTGCGAATTTGACGAACATGGCGCGCCGTCGCGCTTTCCCGGCGTGTTGATCGACATCCATGAACGCAAGATCGCCGAAGAATCCCTGCTCAAATTTACCCGCAACCTCGAACAGCGCGTGGGCGAAGAGGTCGAGGCGCGGCTGGCGGCTGAAGAACAGTTGCGCCAGTCGCAAAAGCTCGAAGCCATTGGCGGTCTCACCGGTGGCGTGGCTCACGACTTCAATAATCTGCTGCAAGTGATCGCCGGCAATCTGCATCTGCTCGCGCGTCACGAACCGAATAACGCCAATGTGCAGCGCCGGGTCAGCGCCTCGCTGGCGGCGGTCGAGCGCGGTGCCAAGCTGTCCTCGCAATTGCTCGCGTTTGCCCGGCGCCAGCCGTTGACGCCGGCGGTGTGCAACCCGCAGCAGATTTTCGAAGGCTTAGGCGAATTACTCCAGCGCGCGCTGGGCGAAACCATTCAGATCGACGTGCAGTTGCCGCAAAAGCCATGGCACATCAACGTCGACCGCAACCAGTTGGAAAACGCCATTCTCAACCTGGCGATCAACGCCCGTGACGCGATGAAGGGCGAGGGCACCATCGTGCTCAGCGCTGCCAACGTGCGACTCGACCGCGAGTTTTGTGCCGGTAAAGGCATCGTTCCCGGCGAGTTTGTCCGCGTCGCCGTCAGTGACAGCGGCGCCGGCATCGCGCCAGAAATTCTTGAGCAAGTGTTCGAACCGTTTTTCACCACCAAGGCTGATGGCCAGGGCACCGGGTTGGGCCTGAGCATGGTGTTCGGCTTCGTCAAACAGAGCGGCGGGCATGTCGACATTGCCAGTGACGTCGGCGCGGGCACGCGGGTGCAGTTGTACTTCCCGCGCAGCCTGCGCCCGATCCTTGATGAATCGCCCAATCTGCAACGGCAGCAGAGTGGCGGCCACGAGACGATTCTGGTGGTCGAAGACAACGACGCGGTGCGCGCTTCGGCGGTCGAATTGTTGCGCGAGGAGGGCTATCGCGTGTTGACCGCCGGCCACGGCGATGCGGCCATGCAAATGCTGCTGGAAGGCACCGAAGTCGACCTGATCTTCACCGACGTGGTCATGCCGGGGCTGATCAAAAGCTCCGACCTGTTCGCCTGGGCCAAGGTGCAGACGCCGCCGGTGGCGGTGCTGTTCACCTCCGGTCACACCCGCGACATCATCTCGCGCAATCACCAGTTGAGCCCCGACACCCATTTGCTCGGCAAACCGTACAGCCCCGAAGCCCTGTTGCAGATGATCCGGGTGGTGATCGGCAACTGA
- a CDS encoding excinuclease ABC subunit UvrA yields the protein MTSKRTSKAPAGMVRVRGAREHNLKNVDVDIPRDALVVFTGVSGSGKSSLAFSTLYAEAQRRYFESVAPYARRLIDQVGVPDVDSIEGLPPAVALQQQRGTPSTRSSVGSVTTLSSLIRMLYSRAGSYPPGQPMLYAEDFSPNTPQGACPECHGLGRVYEVTEALMVPDPNLTIRQRAVASWPLAWQGQNLRDILVTMGIDVDIPWKKLPKKQRDWILFTEETPTVPVYAGLTPEETRVALKRKMEPSYQGTFTGARRYVLHTFTHSQSALMKKRVSQFMLGSPCPLCDGKRLKREALSVTFAGYDIGELSQMPLLQLAEVLRPVAAASYLQQAEASGETLSHAQTREARQQRVAHGASGHGSAPDVRHTPNLSLEKRLAAQRIAEDLLERVSTLTDLGLGYLALERSTPTLSSGELQRLRLATQLGSQLFGVIYVLDEPSAGLHPADGEALFEALQRLKADGNTLFVVEHDLETMRRADWLIDVGPAAGEQGGQVLYSGPPAGLAEVEASQTRAYLFAEAQRQIRTPRQPSGWLKLDGITRNNLNNLSAEFPLGCFTSVTGVSGSGKSSLVSQALLELVGAQLGRTTVDSEPEELSLEDDAPQVSSGQVTSGLESIKRLVQVDQKPIGRTPRSNLATYTGLFDNVRKLYAATDAARAAGYDAGQFSFNVAKGRCATCEGEGFVSVELLFMPSVYAPCPTCQGARYNPQTLAILWEGLSIAQVLQLTVDEAVTVFAEQAGIRRSLEVLRDIGLGYLRLGQPATELSGGEAQRIKLATELQRNQRGATLYVLDEPTTGLHPRDVDRLLEQLDTLVTAGHTVIVVEHEMRVVAQSDWVIDIGPGAGDQGGRIVAAGTPQKVAASKKSKTAPFLARALSR from the coding sequence ATGACTTCCAAACGCACCTCCAAAGCGCCCGCCGGCATGGTCCGGGTGCGCGGCGCCCGTGAACACAACCTGAAAAACGTCGACGTCGACATCCCCCGCGACGCGCTGGTGGTGTTCACCGGCGTGTCCGGTTCGGGCAAATCTTCGTTGGCCTTCTCGACCTTGTATGCCGAAGCCCAACGCCGTTACTTCGAATCGGTGGCGCCGTACGCGCGACGGCTGATCGATCAGGTTGGCGTGCCGGATGTCGATTCCATCGAAGGCCTGCCGCCGGCCGTGGCCCTGCAACAGCAACGCGGCACACCGAGCACGCGCTCGTCGGTGGGCAGCGTCACCACGTTGTCGAGCCTGATCCGCATGCTCTATTCCCGCGCCGGCAGTTATCCGCCGGGCCAACCGATGTTGTACGCCGAGGACTTTTCGCCGAACACGCCGCAGGGCGCGTGCCCCGAGTGTCATGGCCTGGGCCGGGTGTATGAAGTCACCGAGGCGCTGATGGTGCCCGATCCGAACCTGACCATCCGCCAGCGCGCGGTGGCGTCCTGGCCGTTGGCCTGGCAGGGCCAGAACCTGCGCGACATCCTCGTGACCATGGGCATCGATGTCGACATCCCGTGGAAAAAGCTGCCGAAAAAACAGCGCGACTGGATACTCTTCACCGAAGAAACCCCGACCGTGCCGGTGTACGCCGGGCTGACCCCGGAAGAAACCCGCGTCGCCCTCAAACGCAAGATGGAGCCGAGTTATCAGGGCACTTTCACCGGCGCCAGGCGCTACGTCCTGCACACCTTTACCCATTCGCAAAGTGCGCTGATGAAGAAGCGTGTGTCGCAGTTCATGCTCGGCAGTCCTTGCCCGTTGTGTGACGGCAAGCGCCTGAAGCGTGAGGCATTGTCGGTGACGTTTGCCGGGTATGACATCGGTGAGCTGTCGCAGATGCCTTTGCTGCAACTGGCCGAAGTATTGCGGCCGGTGGCGGCGGCCAGTTATCTGCAGCAGGCCGAAGCAAGCGGTGAGACCTTGAGCCACGCGCAAACCCGTGAGGCCCGCCAGCAACGCGTGGCCCATGGCGCCAGCGGCCACGGCAGCGCGCCCGATGTGCGACACACGCCCAACCTGTCATTGGAAAAACGCCTGGCGGCGCAGCGCATTGCCGAGGATCTGCTGGAGCGGGTCAGCACCCTGACCGATCTGGGCCTCGGTTATCTGGCGCTGGAGCGCAGCACGCCGACGCTGTCGTCCGGGGAGTTGCAGCGCTTGCGGCTGGCAACGCAACTGGGTTCGCAATTGTTCGGGGTGATCTACGTGCTCGACGAGCCCTCTGCCGGTTTGCATCCGGCCGATGGCGAGGCGTTGTTCGAGGCGTTGCAGCGCTTGAAGGCTGACGGCAACACGCTGTTTGTAGTCGAGCACGACCTGGAAACCATGCGCCGTGCCGACTGGCTGATCGACGTCGGTCCGGCGGCGGGCGAGCAGGGTGGGCAGGTGCTGTACAGCGGCCCGCCCGCCGGTCTGGCCGAGGTCGAAGCGTCGCAGACTCGCGCCTACCTGTTTGCTGAAGCACAGCGCCAGATACGCACGCCGCGCCAACCGTCAGGGTGGCTGAAGCTCGACGGCATCACCCGCAACAACTTGAACAACCTCAGTGCCGAATTTCCGCTGGGCTGCTTTACCTCGGTCACCGGCGTGTCCGGTTCCGGCAAGTCGAGCCTGGTCAGTCAGGCCTTGCTGGAACTGGTCGGCGCGCAGTTGGGACGTACCACGGTGGACAGCGAGCCGGAAGAACTCAGCCTCGAAGACGACGCGCCGCAGGTCAGCAGTGGCCAGGTCACGTCGGGGCTGGAGTCGATCAAGCGACTGGTGCAGGTCGACCAGAAACCTATCGGCCGCACACCGCGTTCCAATCTGGCGACCTACACCGGGTTGTTCGATAACGTGCGCAAGCTCTACGCCGCGACCGACGCTGCACGGGCGGCGGGTTATGACGCCGGACAGTTTTCCTTCAACGTCGCCAAGGGCCGTTGCGCCACGTGCGAAGGCGAAGGGTTTGTCAGTGTCGAGTTGTTGTTCATGCCCAGCGTCTATGCGCCGTGCCCGACTTGTCAGGGTGCGCGGTACAACCCGCAGACCCTGGCAATTCTCTGGGAGGGATTGAGCATCGCCCAAGTGCTGCAATTGACCGTCGATGAAGCGGTGACGGTGTTTGCCGAGCAAGCGGGGATTCGCCGTTCACTGGAAGTGCTGCGCGATATTGGCCTGGGTTATCTGCGTCTGGGTCAGCCGGCCACGGAGTTGTCCGGGGGCGAAGCACAGCGGATCAAACTGGCCACCGAGTTGCAGCGCAACCAGCGCGGCGCGACCTTGTATGTGCTGGATGAACCAACCACCGGGCTGCATCCGCGTGATGTCGACCGGTTGCTGGAGCAACTGGACACACTGGTGACAGCGGGGCACACGGTGATTGTCGTCGAGCACGAAATGCGCGTAGTGGCGCAGAGTGACTGGGTGATCGATATCGGGCCGGGGGCGGGGGATCAGGGCGGCAGGATTGTTGCCGCCGGCACACCGCAGAAAGTGGCGGCGAGCAAGAAGAGCAAGACTGCGCCATTTTTGGCCCGGGCCTTGAGCCGGTAG
- a CDS encoding response regulator: protein MKRDIRLLVVDDNVATRYALRRRLERHGYEVLEAGTGGEGLALIDSEVLDALILDVNLPDMSGFDIVRILRADTRTALLPVIHVSAASIQTGDIITGLDAGADAYLIHPVDPDVLLATLRTLLRVRDTENALRESEARFREIFVNVSAPIAVLDASLKVHECNHAFAQLILDNQAPQTLRECFAEDQSAILNELRLRLVDGERWKGTLNMRVQGEIRETEWQISPYRTPELSLVFVEDVTEHRHRERSHLARLDDTTTQLAKEVAERVRAEAQLLQVQKMDALGKLTGGIAHDFNNLLTGIITSLELIQKRVADERLDKVQFYSEAALNSAMSAASLTHRLLAFARQQPLDTRPVDINDQVRSLEELLVRTIGERISLKLELTSKPAIALVDPVQLESAVLNLVINARDALPAGGNIWVNTYAAYSHGDPNLADGAYVALSVRDDGTGIEHNVIDKVFDPFFTTKPLGQGTGLGLSTIYGFARQSGGDAHIRSVARRGTEVTIMLPATTDPTGVDIPAPVVDPQGSGEHVLIVEDMPSVRMFVTEVLEDAGYRCTQAAEIETALERLQNDASINLLLTDVGLPRMSGRELADVARGWREGLPILFMTGYAETAINRQVFLGSGMDMLVKPFQISELLDKVRRTLDGA from the coding sequence ATGAAACGTGACATCCGCCTGTTGGTCGTCGACGACAATGTCGCCACCCGCTATGCCCTGCGCCGACGGCTGGAGCGGCATGGTTACGAGGTGCTGGAGGCCGGCACTGGCGGCGAGGGGCTGGCGCTGATTGACAGCGAAGTGCTCGACGCTTTGATCCTCGATGTCAATCTGCCGGACATGAGCGGCTTCGACATCGTGCGCATTCTGCGCGCGGATACGCGCACCGCGCTGCTGCCTGTCATCCATGTGTCCGCCGCGTCGATCCAGACCGGCGACATCATCACCGGTCTCGACGCCGGTGCCGACGCCTACCTGATTCACCCGGTTGACCCGGACGTGCTGCTGGCCACCCTGCGCACGCTGTTACGGGTGCGCGACACGGAAAATGCCCTGCGCGAAAGTGAAGCGCGATTCCGCGAAATTTTCGTCAATGTGTCCGCGCCGATTGCGGTGCTGGATGCCAGCCTCAAGGTGCATGAGTGCAACCACGCTTTCGCACAACTGATTCTCGACAATCAGGCCCCGCAAACCCTGCGTGAATGCTTCGCCGAGGATCAAAGCGCAATCCTCAATGAACTGCGCTTGCGCCTGGTCGATGGCGAACGCTGGAAAGGCACGCTGAACATGCGCGTGCAGGGTGAGATCCGCGAGACCGAGTGGCAGATTTCGCCGTACCGCACGCCCGAGTTGAGCCTGGTATTTGTCGAAGACGTCACCGAACATCGCCATCGCGAACGCTCGCATCTGGCGCGTCTGGACGACACCACCACGCAACTGGCCAAAGAGGTCGCCGAGCGCGTGCGCGCCGAGGCGCAGTTGCTGCAAGTGCAGAAAATGGATGCGCTGGGCAAGCTCACTGGCGGGATCGCCCACGACTTCAACAACCTGCTGACCGGGATCATCACCAGCCTGGAGTTGATCCAGAAACGCGTCGCCGATGAGCGCCTGGACAAGGTGCAGTTCTATAGCGAAGCGGCGTTGAATTCGGCGATGAGCGCCGCGTCCCTGACCCATCGTTTACTCGCCTTTGCCCGCCAACAGCCGCTGGATACGCGGCCGGTGGACATCAACGACCAAGTACGCTCGCTGGAAGAATTGCTGGTGCGCACCATCGGTGAGCGGATCAGCCTCAAACTTGAATTGACCAGCAAACCGGCCATTGCTTTGGTCGACCCGGTGCAACTGGAAAGCGCGGTGCTGAATCTGGTGATCAACGCCCGTGATGCGCTGCCGGCAGGCGGCAATATCTGGGTCAACACTTATGCCGCGTACTCTCACGGTGACCCGAATCTGGCCGATGGCGCTTACGTGGCGCTGTCAGTGCGTGACGACGGCACAGGGATCGAGCACAACGTCATCGACAAGGTCTTCGATCCGTTTTTCACCACCAAACCGTTGGGCCAGGGCACGGGGCTGGGGCTGTCGACGATCTACGGTTTTGCCCGGCAATCGGGCGGCGACGCGCACATCCGCAGCGTCGCCCGGCGCGGTACCGAAGTGACGATCATGTTGCCGGCCACCACCGATCCGACAGGCGTCGATATCCCGGCGCCCGTGGTCGATCCGCAAGGCAGCGGCGAGCATGTGTTGATTGTCGAAGACATGCCATCGGTGCGCATGTTTGTCACTGAAGTGCTGGAGGACGCCGGTTATCGCTGCACCCAGGCAGCGGAGATCGAAACAGCGCTGGAGCGCTTGCAGAATGATGCGTCGATCAACCTGCTGTTGACCGACGTTGGCCTGCCGCGCATGAGCGGACGGGAATTGGCGGATGTTGCGAGGGGCTGGCGCGAAGGCTTGCCGATTCTGTTCATGACCGGGTATGCCGAGACAGCGATCAACCGCCAGGTGTTTCTGGGCAGCGGCATGGACATGCTGGTCAAGCCGTTTCAGATCAGCGAGCTGCTCGACAAGGTCCGCCGCACCCTTGATGGTGCCTGA
- a CDS encoding ATP-binding protein yields MAESPILSSAEQAALIAQLQSETAALREELDETNQGVLALYAELDIQAEELRQASDLKSRFLSYMSHEFRTPLGSILSINSLLADELDGPLSPEQHKQVAFVSTAARELSDMVDDLLDLAKIEAGRITISPAWFDMFDLFSALRGMFRPIVDATAVDLIFEEPSGLPRLYTDDKKLAQILRNFISNSLKFTTRGEVRVSARLEGVDKVRFAVSDTGIGIAPELHGALFEDFSQVDSPLQKRLRGTGLGLSLCKRFAALLGGEVGLESTPGVGSTFFVVIPLAIALENVDET; encoded by the coding sequence ATGGCTGAGTCGCCCATTCTGAGCAGTGCCGAGCAGGCTGCGCTGATTGCGCAGTTGCAGAGCGAAACGGCGGCCCTGCGCGAAGAACTCGATGAAACCAATCAGGGCGTGCTGGCCCTGTACGCCGAACTCGACATACAGGCTGAAGAACTGCGCCAGGCCTCGGATCTGAAGAGCCGTTTCCTGTCGTACATGAGCCATGAGTTCCGCACACCCCTGGGTTCGATCCTGAGCATCAACAGCCTGCTCGCCGATGAACTCGACGGCCCGCTCAGCCCCGAGCAGCACAAACAGGTGGCGTTCGTCAGCACGGCCGCGCGCGAACTCAGTGACATGGTCGATGACCTGCTCGATCTGGCCAAGATCGAGGCCGGGCGCATCACCATTTCCCCGGCCTGGTTCGACATGTTCGACCTGTTCTCCGCCCTGCGCGGAATGTTCCGGCCGATTGTCGATGCCACTGCGGTCGATTTGATTTTCGAAGAACCGAGCGGCTTGCCGCGCCTGTACACCGACGACAAGAAACTCGCGCAGATCCTGCGCAACTTCATTTCCAATTCGCTGAAGTTCACCACCCGTGGCGAAGTGCGGGTGTCTGCGCGCCTCGAAGGCGTGGACAAGGTGCGTTTTGCCGTCAGCGACACCGGAATCGGTATCGCACCCGAGCTGCATGGTGCATTGTTCGAGGACTTTTCCCAGGTCGACTCGCCGTTGCAGAAACGTCTGCGCGGCACCGGGCTGGGTCTGTCGCTGTGCAAACGCTTCGCGGCCCTGCTCGGCGGTGAAGTCGGGCTGGAAAGCACGCCGGGGGTCGGCTCGACCTTCTTCGTGGTCATTCCGCTGGCGATCGCTCTGGAGAACGTCGATGAAACGTGA